A single genomic interval of uncultured Desulfobulbus sp. harbors:
- a CDS encoding AAA family ATPase, with amino-acid sequence MSYRAFFGLTREPFTPDIELESILKTPALLALGQRVDYVIRIGGIALLTGEVGAGKSTALRWSTGKLHPSAHKVLWVTATSGSILEVYRQLLAELDIHTASSSRAVLTRLIRSQIQNLVATKKQQPLLVIDEASLLRLDVFSELHTMTQFEGDSKPWLPIILAGQNNLADNLLYRTAIPLASRVVARAHLEAVDREGMERYIRHHLAIAGLQNSPFEDAALTAVHQGSGGLFRKANHLARGSLIAAAAEKSQTVTPDHVRMADSELL; translated from the coding sequence GTGAGCTATAGGGCCTTCTTCGGGTTGACAAGGGAACCGTTTACTCCGGATATCGAACTTGAGTCCATCCTCAAGACGCCTGCGCTCCTGGCCCTCGGCCAACGGGTCGACTACGTGATCAGGATCGGCGGCATCGCCCTGTTGACCGGCGAGGTCGGGGCTGGGAAATCAACGGCGTTGCGGTGGTCGACCGGCAAACTGCACCCGTCTGCACATAAAGTGCTCTGGGTCACGGCAACCAGCGGCTCCATCCTGGAGGTGTATCGACAGCTGCTGGCCGAGCTCGATATACACACCGCCTCTTCTTCAAGGGCGGTTTTGACCAGGCTGATCAGGAGCCAGATACAGAACCTTGTGGCCACCAAAAAACAGCAACCTTTGTTGGTTATTGACGAGGCCTCACTGCTGCGGCTCGATGTCTTTTCGGAGTTGCACACCATGACCCAGTTTGAAGGCGACTCCAAGCCCTGGCTCCCTATTATCCTGGCGGGCCAGAACAACCTGGCGGACAACCTGCTGTACCGCACTGCTATCCCTCTTGCCTCTAGAGTGGTGGCACGTGCCCACCTTGAGGCGGTGGACAGGGAGGGGATGGAACGCTACATCCGCCATCATCTGGCGATCGCTGGATTGCAGAACTCCCCGTTTGAGGATGCTGCGCTGACGGCTGTCCACCAAGGTTCCGGCGGTTTGTTCAGAAAAGCGAATCATCTCGCCAGAGGCAGCCTTATCGCCGCAGCGGCTGAAAAATCCCAGACCGTGACCCCTGACCATGTCCGCATGGCAGACTCCGAATTACTCTAA
- a CDS encoding DDE-type integrase/transposase/recombinase yields MTEKEREAVALFRFGVISELVCSQLEPGEMAERIREKSEQRWHIPHSCRTRIAESTIRRWVSLYQNSGRQLASLYPQPRSDRGRSRRVDEETVLSLVKLRKELAGLPVVKLLAEMEKRQLMPPGMPVSLTTAYRILKQEGLSGNTSVGKVDRRRYEAQYPNDIWQSDVMHGPKVETDERKKKTYLIAFLDDHSRLLPHAEFYLSEGLDSWLDAFRQALLTRGIPRKLYVDNGAAFRSRHLERICASLGIALVHTPPYTPQGRGKIERFFRTVRSQFLPSFLGGSLHDINVALDLWVREDYHQRCHSSTSQAPLIRFGDHIELIRAAPRDLEDHFRKEVRRRVSKDRTVSINNRLFEAPTRFIGEQLSLLYHEHKPHRVEIIHKGTSHGLLVPVDLKINSEITRDKPVQGQLPFMSQEEQREL; encoded by the coding sequence ATGACGGAAAAAGAACGAGAAGCAGTGGCCTTGTTTCGTTTCGGGGTGATCAGCGAGCTGGTCTGCAGTCAACTTGAGCCCGGTGAAATGGCGGAACGAATCAGGGAAAAGAGCGAGCAGCGATGGCATATCCCGCATTCCTGCCGCACCCGGATCGCCGAATCCACGATCCGCAGATGGGTCTCGCTGTATCAAAACAGCGGTCGACAACTGGCTTCACTGTATCCCCAGCCACGCTCGGACCGGGGGCGCAGCCGCCGGGTCGACGAAGAAACCGTTCTTTCCCTTGTCAAGCTCCGCAAAGAATTGGCAGGGCTGCCGGTCGTCAAACTGCTTGCGGAAATGGAAAAGAGGCAACTGATGCCGCCGGGCATGCCGGTTTCCCTGACAACGGCGTACCGAATTCTCAAGCAGGAAGGGCTCTCCGGCAACACGTCCGTTGGCAAGGTCGACAGGCGCCGCTACGAAGCGCAATATCCCAACGATATCTGGCAATCGGACGTGATGCATGGCCCGAAGGTCGAGACGGACGAGCGGAAGAAAAAGACGTACCTGATCGCTTTTCTCGACGACCATTCCCGTTTGTTGCCCCACGCTGAGTTCTACCTCTCGGAAGGGCTGGACAGCTGGCTGGATGCCTTCAGGCAGGCATTGCTGACCAGAGGCATCCCTAGAAAACTGTACGTGGACAACGGGGCGGCCTTTCGCTCCCGCCACCTCGAGCGGATCTGCGCCTCGCTGGGCATTGCCCTGGTCCATACTCCCCCCTATACCCCGCAAGGAAGAGGCAAGATCGAGCGTTTCTTCCGCACGGTCCGTTCCCAGTTTCTGCCTTCTTTTCTTGGCGGTTCCTTGCACGATATCAATGTGGCCCTGGATCTGTGGGTGCGCGAAGACTACCATCAGCGCTGTCATTCCAGCACCAGCCAGGCGCCACTCATCCGCTTTGGTGACCACATCGAGCTGATACGGGCCGCCCCGCGAGACCTTGAAGACCATTTTCGCAAGGAGGTTCGGCGCCGGGTCTCTAAAGACCGTACCGTTTCGATCAACAATCGGCTCTTTGAAGCACCGACCAGGTTTATCGGTGAACAGCTCAGCCTGCTCTATCACGAACACAAACCCCACAGGGTGGAAATCATCCACAAGGGCACATCCCATGGCCTGCTTGTCCCGGTGGATCTTAAAATAAACTCTGAGATCACGAGGGATAAGCCGGTTCAAGGGCAGCTCCCATTTATGTCGCAGGAGGAGCAACGTGAGCTATAG
- a CDS encoding reverse transcriptase domain-containing protein, with the protein MVDLCRGPSSHPHLSSQFIPIFQSIALTDSGNIHRFLFSVFGNQHPVILRLIGKWLNAGFMSGGVVSRTEEGSPQGGPISPILANIYLHYVLDLWFAKKVKPWCTGEVYLTRFADDFVVNFQYRCDAEGFARVLPKRFGKFGLELAEEKTRLMRFGRFARADMERTGNKPETFDFLGFKHVCGSDRGGKFALIRIPCVKSCRKFLAKTKEWLNRHMHWKRRDQQRQLVSMLRGFYQYFGLHHCKPKLDNIRRGVQRQWSLSLRRRSQRHRMYWSYLKSCSWFELPYAVSTLHPSI; encoded by the coding sequence ATGGTGGATCTTTGCAGAGGTCCATCATCCCACCCACATCTTTCCTCGCAGTTTATTCCGATTTTTCAATCAATTGCTTTAACAGATTCTGGAAATATTCACCGCTTTTTGTTCAGCGTATTTGGGAACCAACACCCCGTGATATTGCGGCTGATTGGTAAATGGCTGAACGCGGGTTTCATGTCGGGTGGAGTAGTATCGCGGACCGAAGAAGGGTCGCCACAGGGTGGGCCGATCAGCCCAATCCTGGCAAATATCTACCTGCACTACGTGCTTGATCTTTGGTTTGCAAAGAAGGTCAAGCCCTGGTGCACCGGAGAGGTATACCTGACGCGGTTTGCTGACGACTTCGTGGTAAATTTCCAATACAGGTGTGATGCGGAAGGATTCGCAAGAGTCTTGCCCAAACGATTCGGGAAATTCGGGCTGGAATTGGCAGAGGAAAAGACACGGTTGATGCGTTTTGGGCGCTTCGCGCGGGCTGACATGGAGAGAACCGGCAACAAACCGGAAACGTTTGACTTTCTAGGGTTCAAGCACGTGTGCGGATCGGATCGCGGGGGAAAATTTGCCTTGATTCGAATACCATGCGTTAAAAGTTGCCGAAAGTTCCTGGCCAAGACCAAAGAATGGCTTAATCGGCATATGCACTGGAAACGACGCGACCAACAGCGTCAACTCGTGTCAATGCTGCGAGGTTTTTATCAGTACTTCGGACTCCACCATTGCAAACCGAAACTCGACAATATTCGTCGGGGAGTACAGAGGCAGTGGAGCCTCAGCCTGCGACGGCGCAGTCAGAGGCATCGAATGTATTGGAGCTACCTCAAGAGTTGCTCCTGGTTTGAACTGCCCTACGCGGTGTCAACATTACATCCGTCGATTTGA
- a CDS encoding helix-turn-helix domain-containing protein has protein sequence MPQLQIPLFPEGTTLINQNIGFLRQGSTITYVHGSLPVFTHDIDDLARFCMFTSQLYINGSASQAEICRAFGVSKISVLRSVKLYREKGMAGFFAPRVCRGPAVLTPEVLEQVQHLLDEEHSVPDIAKELELKADTLHKALRAGKLRRPLKKRGVPAAGQR, from the coding sequence ATGCCTCAACTCCAAATCCCCCTGTTTCCCGAAGGTACCACTCTGATCAACCAAAACATTGGGTTCCTGCGACAAGGGAGCACCATTACCTATGTTCACGGCAGTCTTCCCGTGTTCACCCATGATATTGACGACCTGGCCAGGTTTTGCATGTTCACCAGTCAATTGTATATCAACGGCAGTGCCAGCCAGGCAGAGATCTGTCGGGCTTTCGGCGTAAGCAAGATCAGTGTGCTGCGCAGTGTGAAGCTGTACCGGGAAAAAGGGATGGCTGGTTTTTTCGCTCCACGTGTCTGTCGAGGTCCGGCGGTATTGACACCCGAGGTGCTGGAGCAGGTGCAACACCTCCTTGACGAGGAACATTCTGTTCCGGATATTGCCAAAGAACTGGAACTGAAAGCCGATACGCTGCACAAGGCACTACGTGCGGGCAAGCTGCGCCGTCCTTTAAAAAAAAGAGGTGTGCCCGCAGCTGGTCAACGGTAA
- a CDS encoding putative transposase: MKRKNAALQQEIEHMKITLDDLKACRKATPRHVQFSDLPEEDRFRMLGMKSKHFIDTIKLIDYRAESAMTNIVRQAMYRRDDARSLLRSLYATEADIIPDQAEQKLTIRIHQPANRCSAESILHLIGELNTTRTVFPGTDLRLFSELVT; this comes from the coding sequence ATGAAACGAAAAAATGCCGCGCTACAGCAAGAAATCGAGCATATGAAAATAACCCTGGACGACCTGAAAGCCTGCCGCAAGGCAACGCCCAGACATGTACAATTTTCCGATCTGCCCGAGGAAGACAGGTTCCGCATGTTGGGGATGAAAAGCAAGCATTTCATCGACACGATCAAACTCATCGACTATCGGGCCGAGTCCGCCATGACCAATATCGTACGCCAAGCCATGTATCGCCGTGATGACGCCCGCAGTTTGCTCCGTAGCCTGTATGCCACCGAGGCCGATATCATACCGGACCAAGCGGAGCAGAAACTCACGATTAGGATCCACCAACCGGCTAACCGCTGCAGCGCTGAATCTATACTGCACCTTATTGGCGAGTTAAACACAACCCGAACAGTTTTTCCAGGAACTGACCTCCGGTTGTTCTCCGAATTGGTGACATGA
- a CDS encoding choice-of-anchor Q domain-containing protein, with the protein MNAIKQVIIVGILVLCTDAHAINVFGVIPNETVWSSADSPVHVVGDLDIAGLTVEPGVEIRLTGDYEIVVSGVIRSLGSQESPVVFRPSDDNPAGWRGFYFEDSDSGSEFRWTRIEGANSSGVHIVRSNPSFDHVTFEGNRATYGGAIRAEILDDNLRITNSLFVNNLASTAGGAIYAVGPTGPADAVLEVTESVFRQNNAGTTNDIQENTFGGAIYVEGNSVITGSTFTENEARAYTIYALGGRYTWGGAVYTALGRSEINASIFKGNACRMGAHGQTPDASRAYGGAVHLASGELLLGNDLLVDNELIASRNPDYRGSGVYIGDGACSIINCTLARNGTHAVYRDGGLVEILNSILYFNNNSGEQIAGSMLATYSDIQNGFSGEGNIRLNPIFNGLYVIVQPSPAIDAGNPDPEFVDIFPPGQGSTRNDLGYTGGPATQHWNNPVCYRDADGDGYGNPTNFAYMSSCTFNYVPDNNDCDDQDPTIFPGDDDSCPDPSTINGVRGFLGNETVWSSADSPVHVVGDLDIAGLTVEPGVEIRLTGDYEIVVSGVIRSLGSQESPVVFRPSDDNPAGWRGFYFEDSDSGSEFRWTRIEGANSSGVHIVRSNPSFDHVTFEGNRATYGGAIRAEILDDNLRITNSLFVNNLASTAGGAIYAVGPTGPADAVLEVTESVFRQNNAGTTNDTQENTFGGAIYVEGNSVITGSTFTENEARAYTIYALGGRYTWGGAVYTALGRSEINASIFKGNACRMGAHGQTPDASRAYGGAVHLASGELLLGNDLLVDNELIASRNPDYRGSGVYIGDGACSIINCTLARNGTHAVYRDGGLVEILNSILYFNNNSGEQIAGSMLATYSDIQNGFSGEGNIRLDPIFIDDVHLGGGSPCINRGSAIGAPRNDIEGKRRPQGRGYDMGAYEYSFPGSSAESVGTLGYRQVTKPMI; encoded by the coding sequence ATGAATGCAATAAAGCAGGTGATAATAGTGGGAATTTTGGTTTTATGCACTGACGCTCACGCGATCAATGTGTTCGGAGTTATTCCCAATGAAACGGTTTGGTCCAGTGCAGACTCTCCGGTTCATGTGGTAGGCGATCTTGACATTGCTGGCCTTACGGTAGAGCCGGGTGTTGAGATCCGTCTTACTGGAGACTACGAGATTGTGGTATCCGGCGTCATTCGTTCACTGGGAAGCCAGGAATCGCCGGTGGTGTTCAGACCTTCCGATGACAATCCCGCAGGCTGGAGAGGCTTCTACTTTGAGGATAGCGATTCAGGTAGTGAGTTTCGCTGGACCCGAATTGAGGGTGCCAATAGCAGCGGTGTTCATATCGTAAGATCGAATCCCTCATTCGACCATGTCACCTTTGAAGGAAATCGTGCGACCTACGGTGGTGCCATCCGTGCAGAGATTTTAGACGATAACCTCAGGATTACCAATAGTCTGTTTGTCAACAACCTTGCGAGTACCGCGGGTGGTGCCATTTACGCAGTTGGACCGACAGGTCCGGCCGATGCCGTGTTGGAGGTGACGGAAAGCGTGTTCCGGCAGAATAACGCCGGCACTACGAACGACATACAGGAGAACACCTTCGGTGGCGCAATATATGTTGAAGGAAACTCGGTTATTACGGGTAGTACGTTCACGGAGAACGAAGCCCGGGCCTATACGATCTACGCTTTAGGTGGTAGATACACCTGGGGTGGTGCCGTCTATACCGCCCTAGGGCGCAGCGAGATCAATGCCTCCATCTTTAAGGGAAATGCGTGCCGAATGGGTGCACATGGTCAAACCCCGGACGCGAGCCGTGCCTATGGTGGAGCGGTGCATTTGGCCTCCGGTGAGCTGCTGCTCGGTAATGATCTGCTGGTGGATAATGAACTCATTGCCAGCCGCAATCCAGACTATCGAGGTAGCGGTGTTTACATCGGAGACGGAGCCTGTAGCATCATCAATTGCACCCTCGCGCGCAATGGTACCCATGCGGTATATCGGGATGGAGGTCTGGTCGAAATACTCAATTCCATCCTCTACTTCAACAACAACAGCGGCGAGCAGATCGCCGGTTCCATGCTGGCGACCTACTCCGACATCCAGAACGGATTCTCAGGAGAGGGAAACATCAGACTAAACCCAATTTTTAACGGGCTGTATGTCATAGTGCAGCCTTCTCCCGCCATTGATGCAGGTAATCCCGATCCTGAGTTTGTCGATATATTCCCTCCTGGGCAGGGCAGCACTAGAAACGATCTTGGATACACCGGTGGTCCAGCTACGCAGCACTGGAACAATCCCGTTTGTTATCGCGACGCTGATGGCGATGGGTATGGTAATCCGACGAATTTTGCCTACATGTCAAGTTGCACTTTTAATTATGTGCCCGACAATAATGACTGCGACGACCAGGACCCGACAATTTTCCCTGGTGATGACGATAGCTGCCCTGATCCATCAACCATCAACGGTGTGCGCGGATTTTTGGGCAATGAAACGGTTTGGTCCAGTGCAGACTCTCCGGTTCATGTGGTAGGCGATCTTGACATTGCTGGCCTTACGGTAGAGCCGGGTGTTGAGATCCGTCTTACTGGAGACTACGAGATTGTGGTATCCGGCGTCATTCGTTCACTGGGAAGCCAGGAATCGCCGGTGGTGTTCAGACCTTCCGATGACAATCCCGCAGGCTGGAGAGGCTTCTACTTTGAGGATAGCGATTCAGGTAGTGAGTTTCGCTGGACCCGAATTGAGGGTGCCAATAGCAGCGGTGTTCATATCGTAAGATCGAATCCCTCATTCGACCATGTCACCTTTGAAGGAAATCGTGCGACCTACGGTGGTGCCATCCGTGCAGAGATTTTAGACGATAACCTCAGGATTACCAATAGTCTGTTTGTCAACAACCTTGCGAGTACCGCGGGTGGTGCCATTTACGCAGTTGGACCGACAGGTCCGGCCGATGCCGTGTTGGAGGTGACGGAAAGCGTGTTCCGGCAGAATAACGCCGGCACTACGAACGACACACAGGAGAACACCTTCGGTGGCGCAATATATGTTGAAGGAAACTCGGTTATTACGGGTAGTACGTTCACGGAGAACGAAGCCCGGGCCTATACGATCTACGCTTTAGGTGGTAGATACACCTGGGGTGGTGCCGTCTATACCGCCCTAGGGCGCAGCGAGATCAATGCCTCCATCTTTAAGGGAAATGCGTGCCGAATGGGTGCACATGGTCAAACCCCGGACGCGAGCCGTGCCTATGGTGGAGCGGTGCATTTGGCCTCCGGTGAGCTGCTGCTCGGTAATGATCTGCTGGTGGATAATGAACTCATTGCCAGCCGCAATCCAGACTATCGAGGTAGCGGTGTTTACATCGGAGACGGAGCCTGTAGCATCATCAATTGCACCCTCGCGCGCAATGGTACCCATGCGGTATATCGGGATGGAGGTCTGGTCGAAATACTCAATTCCATCCTCTACTTCAACAACAACAGCGGCGAGCAGATCGCCGGTTCCATGCTGGCGACCTACTCCGATATCCAGAACGGATTCTCAGGAGAGGGAAACATCAGACTAGATCCGATTTTCATCGACGATGTTCATCTTGGTGGAGGCTCACCGTGTATCAATAGAGGGTCAGCAATCGGTGCGCCAAGAAACGACATTGAAGGCAAGAGGAGGCCACAAGGTAGAGGCTATGACATGGGGGCTTACGAATATTCCTTTCCCGGTTCCTCAGCAGAATCTGTGGGCACCCTGGGGTATCGGCAGGTCACCAAGCCCATGATATAA
- a CDS encoding ISL3 family transposase: MHVKTILNRIEKQPGFIYDTCKWRDSGPPALVITLRPQAGRKPICSKCGQRGPGYDTLRVRSFAFVPLWGIPVFFLYAPRRLQCPTCGVKVEKLPWVVGKSHLTISYAWFLATWCKRLSWKEVAEIFKTSWDTVFRSVEMAVNWGLAYRNIDGITAIGIDEICWRKRKDKFVTLVYQLDQGKRRLLWIGPDRTAKTFREFFDWLGTARSRQLRFICSDMWKPYLAVIAEKAAGAVNILDRFHIMSHMSKAIDEVRADEAKELKKKGKEPLLAKSRWCLLKRPENLTEKQVDRLKDLLACNLRTIRAYLLKEDFQRFWGYSSPAWAGKFLDAWCTRTMRSKIKPMKKVAKMLRAHRPLLLNWFRAKNTIALGCVEGFNNKAKVVTKRSYGFRTYDGLKIALYHGLGDLPIPQGAHRFC, encoded by the coding sequence ATGCACGTTAAAACTATCTTGAACCGTATTGAAAAACAACCGGGTTTTATCTATGACACTTGCAAATGGCGTGATTCCGGACCGCCGGCATTGGTGATAACGTTGCGGCCCCAGGCCGGCCGCAAACCCATCTGTTCCAAGTGCGGCCAGAGGGGGCCGGGGTACGACACCCTGCGTGTCAGATCTTTTGCCTTTGTGCCCTTGTGGGGCATTCCGGTATTTTTCCTCTATGCTCCACGGCGGCTGCAGTGTCCAACCTGTGGCGTCAAAGTCGAAAAGCTGCCATGGGTTGTAGGAAAGAGCCATCTTACGATCTCTTACGCATGGTTCCTGGCCACATGGTGTAAACGCTTGAGCTGGAAGGAAGTGGCCGAAATCTTTAAAACCAGTTGGGACACGGTCTTCAGGTCGGTGGAAATGGCGGTCAACTGGGGGCTCGCCTATCGTAATATCGATGGGATCACTGCCATTGGCATCGACGAAATCTGCTGGCGCAAACGCAAGGATAAGTTTGTCACCCTGGTGTATCAGCTTGACCAGGGAAAAAGGCGCCTGCTTTGGATCGGCCCCGACAGGACCGCCAAAACTTTCAGAGAGTTTTTCGACTGGCTCGGCACGGCAAGGTCTCGGCAATTGCGGTTTATTTGCAGTGACATGTGGAAACCCTATCTGGCCGTCATTGCCGAAAAAGCAGCGGGCGCCGTCAATATCCTCGACCGGTTTCATATCATGAGTCACATGAGCAAGGCTATCGACGAGGTCAGAGCCGATGAGGCCAAGGAGCTCAAGAAGAAGGGGAAAGAACCCCTCCTTGCAAAGAGCCGTTGGTGCCTCTTAAAACGACCTGAAAATCTGACCGAAAAACAGGTGGACAGGCTCAAGGATCTGCTCGCATGCAACCTCAGAACTATCCGCGCCTACTTGCTCAAGGAAGATTTTCAGCGATTCTGGGGCTACAGTTCACCGGCTTGGGCTGGAAAGTTTCTTGATGCCTGGTGCACAAGAACCATGCGATCCAAAATCAAACCGATGAAGAAGGTTGCCAAAATGTTGAGAGCTCACCGCCCCCTCCTGCTCAACTGGTTTCGTGCAAAAAATACGATTGCCCTGGGTTGTGTGGAGGGCTTTAACAACAAGGCAAAGGTGGTTACCAAGCGATCCTATGGATTTCGCACGTACGATGGGCTGAAAATAGCTTTATATCATGGGCTTGGTGACCTGCCGATACCCCAGGGTGCCCACAGATTCTGCTGA